In Planctomycetota bacterium, a genomic segment contains:
- a CDS encoding magnesium transporter → IFVGPATDQEEVARLAQKYRLRHVPVVDNDMRLLGVVTLQDIIEVIQHEASEDMMKLAGVGMVDSLHTPLRARFRMRLPWLYLTLGGELFIALVLSRIFRATLERASILAAFMPAIMATGGNVGLQSTTMVIRGLGMGTLHRGQFLRVLAREFRLGLLLGVSCGVAASGVAVALEWGHAEVFKLGAAVFAAMVSATAATSLVGTLEPLVLHRLGRDPAAACGPFVTMFNDLFGTTVYFLIATLLGFSAAGAV, encoded by the coding sequence TGATCTTCGTGGGGCCGGCGACGGACCAGGAGGAGGTGGCGCGGCTGGCGCAGAAGTACCGGCTCCGGCACGTGCCGGTGGTGGACAACGACATGCGGCTCCTCGGGGTGGTGACGCTCCAGGACATCATCGAGGTCATCCAGCACGAAGCCAGCGAGGACATGATGAAGCTGGCGGGCGTGGGGATGGTGGACAGCCTCCACACCCCGCTCCGGGCCCGCTTCCGGATGCGTTTGCCCTGGCTCTATCTGACGCTCGGGGGGGAGCTGTTCATCGCGCTCGTGCTCTCGAGAATATTCCGGGCGACTCTGGAACGGGCGTCGATCCTGGCCGCGTTCATGCCCGCCATCATGGCCACGGGGGGGAACGTGGGCCTCCAATCGACCACGATGGTCATCCGGGGACTCGGGATGGGCACCCTCCACCGGGGACAGTTCCTGCGCGTGCTCGCCCGGGAGTTCCGGCTGGGTCTTCTTCTCGGGGTCAGCTGCGGGGTGGCGGCTTCCGGGGTGGCCGTGGCCCTCGAATGGGGCCACGCCGAGGTGTTCAAGCTGGGAGCGGCGGTTTTCGCGGCGATGGTGTCGGCCACGGCGGCGACGTCCCTCGTGGGGACGCTGGAGCCGCTGGTGCTTCACCGGCTGGGGCGGGACCCGGCCGCCGCGTGCGGCCCCTTCGTCACCATGTTCAACGACCTTTTCGGGACGACCGTCTACTTCCTCATCGCGACGCTGCTCGGGTTTTCCGCGGCCGGAGCGGTCTGA
- a CDS encoding type II toxin-antitoxin system VapC family toxin codes for MILVDSNVPMYLVGAEHPHKNEARRLLEEAVSRHEVLVTDAEVLQEILHRYSALKRPDAIPVAFEALLGVVEEVFPVERRDVERARDILLGSKRLSSRDALHIAVMERHGVPTILSFDAGFDGYPGLTRRPGPGR; via the coding sequence ATGATCCTGGTCGACTCGAACGTCCCCATGTACCTCGTGGGAGCCGAACACCCCCACAAGAACGAGGCCCGGCGCCTTCTGGAAGAGGCGGTCTCCCGCCACGAGGTCCTGGTCACGGACGCGGAAGTTCTTCAGGAAATCCTTCACCGATACTCCGCCCTCAAGCGACCGGACGCCATTCCCGTCGCCTTCGAAGCGCTCCTGGGCGTTGTTGAGGAGGTGTTCCCGGTCGAGCGACGGGACGTCGAACGGGCGCGCGACATCCTCCTGGGAAGCAAACGCCTGTCCTCCCGGGACGCCCTCCACATCGCCGTGATGGAGCGCCACGGCGTCCCGACGATCTTGAGCTTCGACGCGGGGTTCGATGGATACCCCGGCCTCACCCGCCGGCCCGGCCCCGGCCGGTGA
- a CDS encoding CopG family transcriptional regulator, translating to MSKRLQILLQEDELREIRRAARRGRMTVSEWVRQALRAARRGQPASTASRKLSVIREAFGHSFPTADLPRMLSEIDQGARAGLPE from the coding sequence ATGAGTAAGAGACTTCAAATCCTCCTCCAGGAAGACGAGCTTCGGGAAATCCGTCGCGCCGCCCGGCGCGGGCGCATGACGGTTTCCGAATGGGTGCGCCAGGCGCTGCGCGCCGCCCGGCGCGGCCAGCCGGCCTCGACGGCGTCACGCAAACTGTCCGTCATTCGAGAAGCCTTCGGACATTCGTTTCCCACGGCGGATCTTCCCCGAATGCTCTCCGAGATCGACCAGGGAGCGCGCGCGGGCCTTCCGGAATGA